The DNA sequence TGGTGATTTCATCGTTTATCCGCCCATGACAAAAGAACTCCACTATGAAGGCGAGCTTGCAGTCATCATAAAAAACAAAATCAAAAATATCACAAAAGAGAATGCACCACATCACATCGCAGGCTACACCTGCGCAAATGATGTTACAGCGAGAGACCTGCAAAGGCTTGATGGTCAGTGGACACGATCAAAATCATTCGATACCTTCTGCCCTCTGGGCCCGAAGGTGGTATCAAACATTGACCCGACACACCTGGCAATCTCCACAAGGGTCAACAATGTTGTAAAACAGCAATCGAATACAAATAATATGGTTTTTGATGTCTATGAGCTGGTTTCCTATATATCCAGGATCATGACCTTGCTTCCTGGTGATGTGATTATTACCGGTACTCCTCCGGGAGTCGGACCAATAGAAGCGGGTGATGTGGTGGAGGTGGAGATTGAAGGAATCGGAGTTTTGAAAAATACAGTAAAGAGCGGTTAAGGAGTGAAACATGGAAAATATAACTTTTGATGATTTTTTAAAGACAGACTTAAGGGTTGCAGAGATTAAGGCCTGCGAAGATCTGCCTGGCGCTGACAAACTGTATAAGCTCACAATCGATATAGGCGAAGAACGCACTATCGTGGCAGGAATTAAACAATACTACACAAAGGAAGAGCTTATCGGGAAAAAGATAGCAGTCGTGGCAAACCTTGAGCCTCGCAAACTGAGAGGGGTCACGTCTCACGGAATGCTCCTCGCAGCTTCAAATGAAGAAAATACTTCTATCGTTCTTTTGACACTTGATAAAGACATTTCGAATGGAAGCAGGATATCATGATAAAAACCGAAACGGAGAACCGGCGTATCGGCGAAACAGCGATTTTAATGCCCTTTTCACCGGTTCTCCCACTCTCCGATTCGCCGGTTCGGGTTATACGAAGTGACTAACGGACTTTTCCTCTTCATATCCGGTCTTGCCCTCTTTCTCTTCGGCATGCTGAAGCTCGGCACGTTCATGCAGCAGCTTTTTGGCGCCCGAATGAGGGAGTATATAAGGTTCTCTGTAAAAAAACCCGTTTACGGGCTTATTATGGGGATCGTAACAACCATTCTCTTCCAGAGCAGCTCGGCCACAACCCTTCTTACTATCGGGATAGTCAGCGCAGGATTGATCAGTTTTTTTCACTCCCTTGGAATTATTCTCGGTGCAGACATCGGAACCACACTTACGGTACAGCTCGTTGTGTGGAAGTTTACTTCAGTTTCACCGCTGATACTCTTTGTCGGTGGAACCCTCCTCTTCTCAACAAAGGAAAAATGGAAACAGACCGGTGAAGCCCTTTTCTACTTCGGGCTCATCTTTTTCGGGTTGCAACTTACTGCAGATGCCACAGCCCCGCTCAAGGAAAACAAGTTTTTTCTGGATCTCTTTCATCACACAGAAAATCCATTCATCGGTATCGGTATCGGCGCACTCTTTACCGCTCTCATACATTCTTCGGCCATTCCTATCAGTATCGTCACCATCATGGGTCAGCAGGGCCTGATAACGATCGAAAACGCCATACCCATCGTGCTCGGGGCAAATATCGGCACCACTATAACGGCCATTATGGGGAGCATTGCGGCAAACATTAACGGGAAAAGGAGCGCCTTGGCCCACGTCCTCTTTAAGCTGGTCGGGGTAGTAATATGTCTCATTGCCCTCCCCGTCTTCCTTCTCCTTTTGCAGCGCCTCTCTTCAAACATCGCCCAACAGATTGCGCTGGGCCATTTTATCTTCAATGTCCTCCTAACAGCTGTCTTTATTCCTTTCCTGAAGCCGTTGTCAACTCTTATTGAGAAAATCCTCCCGGGGAAAGACGTCACGCTGCCGCTCTGGCCTGAATATCTGGATACAAAATGCCTTGCGAGGCCGGAAGATGCACTTTTTTGCGTCAAGCAGGAATTATCAAGGGAGATTTTGCTTGCCCGGAGGATGTTCACCGAAAGCTTAAAACTTGTAACAAAATTCAGCGAGGCAAGGAAGAAAGATATTAATTACATCGAACTCGTTGTGGACAACCTGCTGGCTGAAATAGTAAGTTATCTATGGAATATCTCCTGCGGGCAACTTTCACCATCATCATCAAAAAAACTCTTCGCTTTTTCAAAGATAGTCTATGAAATTGAAAGGGTCGGTGATCGATCGACAAACCTGGTTGAGTTATCCGAAGAAAAACACAAAAGAAGGGCTCTGTTTTCAGGGGCGGCTCAAGACGAGCTGAAAGAAATCAGCACATTGATTATTAACAACCTTGATGATGCAGCTTTTCTTATTGAAACAAAAGATACAATGAAGATAAGTATGATTTTTGAGAGAAACAGGAGAGTCAAAATTTGTGTCAAAAAGGCAACCGAACAACACCTGGAGAGATTTTATCAAAAAGCCTGCCTTGCAGAGGCAGGCCCAATCTTTGTCGATATGCTCGTTAACCTTGAGAGAATATCCGACCACTGCCAGACTATCGCCGAATGCATTCATGGCCTTGACGAAGAATCCTGAACAACACCTTTGTTTTTTTGATATAAATATGGTCTTTATATGAAATGAAAAGAGAATTCTTAACATCAATCCCCCCGGATAAGGCCCTTGAGATAATCGAGTCATTCCAGGTAACACAGGGAAGAGAAATGATACATATTGAAGCGGCGCTCGACAGGGTGCTGGCTGAAAACATTGTCTCCGGCGAAGACATTCCGTCTTTTTCCCGTTCTTTAGTTGATGGATATGCCGTTAAAGTTAAAGATACACAGGGGGCAAAAGAAACAAATCCATCCCTCCTTTTTGTTAACGGCGAAGTGCGGGTCGGAGAGGAGTCAACTGTAGCGGTTGAAGATGGTAAATCCATATCTATAACAACAGGCGCCATGCTCCCTGAAAACGCCGATGGTGTTATCATGGAAGAACATGCCAGGCGGTTGAATGATGAAATTGAAATTACAAGACCTGTTTTCAGGGGCGAAAACATCTGCTTTGAAGGTGAGGATATCAAAAAAGGTGAAAGGTTAAAGGTGAGAGGCGAGAGGCTATCGCCATTTGACCTTGGAGTATGTGCGGCGCTTGGAATATCAAAAATTCCCGTCTACAAAAGGCCGAAAATAGCAATTATCTCGTCCGGCGATGAAATTGTTGACATAGATGAACCCCCTCCCGCCGGCACAGTCAGGGATATCAACAGATATACCGTCGCAAATCTTTTAAAAAAAGAAGGCGCCCGATGCGATTTCCTCGGCACAGCAAAAGACACTATTCAGGATATAATTGCTAAGCTTGAAGCGGCAAGGGAATACGAATTAATACTCGTTTCCGGGGGAAGCTCAAAGGGTGAAAGAGATTTTATCGTTGACGCCATTGAAAAGCTCGGAGGCAAAATCCTGTTCCATGGGGTTAACATAAAGCCAGGAAAGCCGGTTATCTTTGGAACATTGTGGGATAAACCTGTTTTTGGACTTCCAGGTCATCCTGTTTCGTGTATAATGGTTGTGATACGGTTTGTCCTCCCGCTCCTGATGAAATTAAAGGGGGAGCTTCAAACAGCAGCCAGGAAAATGAAAGGGATACTCGCAACAAACGTCCCCTCATCTTATGGGATCGAAGAATACATCAGGGTTACAATAAAATCCACCGACGAAGGTTACACTATAAGTCCTCTTTTT is a window from the Pseudomonadota bacterium genome containing:
- a CDS encoding molybdopterin molybdotransferase MoeA, translated to MKREFLTSIPPDKALEIIESFQVTQGREMIHIEAALDRVLAENIVSGEDIPSFSRSLVDGYAVKVKDTQGAKETNPSLLFVNGEVRVGEESTVAVEDGKSISITTGAMLPENADGVIMEEHARRLNDEIEITRPVFRGENICFEGEDIKKGERLKVRGERLSPFDLGVCAALGISKIPVYKRPKIAIISSGDEIVDIDEPPPAGTVRDINRYTVANLLKKEGARCDFLGTAKDTIQDIIAKLEAAREYELILVSGGSSKGERDFIVDAIEKLGGKILFHGVNIKPGKPVIFGTLWDKPVFGLPGHPVSCIMVVIRFVLPLLMKLKGELQTAARKMKGILATNVPSSYGIEEYIRVTIKSTDEGYTISPLFAKSSVISSLAQAAGYIVVPEGLEGYEKGEEVEVFVW
- a CDS encoding fumarylacetoacetate hydrolase family protein produces the protein MEVNMFHPTKIIAIGLNYRDHAKEMHHEIPEYPLIFLKPPTAVIQNGDFIVYPPMTKELHYEGELAVIIKNKIKNITKENAPHHIAGYTCANDVTARDLQRLDGQWTRSKSFDTFCPLGPKVVSNIDPTHLAISTRVNNVVKQQSNTNNMVFDVYELVSYISRIMTLLPGDVIITGTPPGVGPIEAGDVVEVEIEGIGVLKNTVKSG
- a CDS encoding Na/Pi cotransporter family protein, which translates into the protein MTNGLFLFISGLALFLFGMLKLGTFMQQLFGARMREYIRFSVKKPVYGLIMGIVTTILFQSSSATTLLTIGIVSAGLISFFHSLGIILGADIGTTLTVQLVVWKFTSVSPLILFVGGTLLFSTKEKWKQTGEALFYFGLIFFGLQLTADATAPLKENKFFLDLFHHTENPFIGIGIGALFTALIHSSAIPISIVTIMGQQGLITIENAIPIVLGANIGTTITAIMGSIAANINGKRSALAHVLFKLVGVVICLIALPVFLLLLQRLSSNIAQQIALGHFIFNVLLTAVFIPFLKPLSTLIEKILPGKDVTLPLWPEYLDTKCLARPEDALFCVKQELSREILLARRMFTESLKLVTKFSEARKKDINYIELVVDNLLAEIVSYLWNISCGQLSPSSSKKLFAFSKIVYEIERVGDRSTNLVELSEEKHKRRALFSGAAQDELKEISTLIINNLDDAAFLIETKDTMKISMIFERNRRVKICVKKATEQHLERFYQKACLAEAGPIFVDMLVNLERISDHCQTIAECIHGLDEES
- the metG gene encoding methionine--tRNA ligase subunit beta yields the protein MENITFDDFLKTDLRVAEIKACEDLPGADKLYKLTIDIGEERTIVAGIKQYYTKEELIGKKIAVVANLEPRKLRGVTSHGMLLAASNEENTSIVLLTLDKDISNGSRIS